The segment TTATATTTTTGTCCAGAAACACTTGCCCACAAAAGTTTGATAGTAAAAGTCAGTCAGGAAATAGCAGAAGGTTACAGCCCTGGAGGCCAAGACAGTGAACGAATTGTGTGAAAGCTTCAATAGGTAacttttttgatttttgttttgattacgtTATCTAGATTATATCTAAGTTATATTGATCCTAGAGAATTATTGCTTCCCCTTTGTATGTTCTAACTATTGGTATCAATAGTCTTCTTAGATATGCTACATAATGTAAAAAGAAATTACATGATTTGTTTATATGCTTTTGATAATCACTGTAAATATCATGTTGTTGATGGATGATTTCCTTATTATGGATGATATTAATGATTTTGGAAACTAAGTTtatcatcaagaaaaaatatttggtcAACCAAAGAGGCAGCCCTGTTGACCCTCACAAATAGTCTGGTCGATAATTGCCGATTTGGTCGGTTTTGgagtttttcaattttgataaacTTTGAATGATCTAAAATTTGGTGCGTTCATTGGAAATGACCCACTAAGCAATACTCACAGTTATTCTATGACCTAGGCTAGTTTTTGGCCATTTGGGATCGGTTTAATGGTTTTTTGGGCGTTTTtatgtttttagaaaaaatgaaaattccaaaaaaaaaaaatagcaaaccAGTGCTGATAGGGATCATTCCTTATGATTTTTAGTGGttaataatagtaaataatatGAGTTTATAGGTTGACGTAGGTCATCTTTCCCATCGGATAAACTTGTAAGTGTAATATTATTTTCTAGTCTCTTATTTTTTGATGACTTGTATTAACTTTTCAACTAAGTTACATGTTGGTtaaatggtatagaaacttatgaaATGTGATATTTATCTAATTTAGATCAACAGTTGAATCTCTAACTGAGTTGGTTCTGTTTTACTTAAGAGATAAAATATCTAGCATTTCATGTATATTTGGTTAAATGGTTAAGTTTCACTGATGATTCTAACTATTTATGTGCATGGCTATATGTGAGATgtgattttaagaattttattattctGCAGCATATCTAATGATCTGTTTCTAATTTGATtatataacagattaaccatGTCTTCATTCAATCCCTTAACCTCTATCCTGAATCAAAATAAACTAGAAGGCACTAACTATGTGGACTGGAAATGTAATTTGGATATTATTGTTACTACTGAGGGAATTAAATTTGTGTTGGTTGAGGAATGTCCTGTTAAGTCGGCTGAACCAACTGATGATGAGACTAAATCCTATAATAAATGGGCGAAGGCTGATGAGATGGCAAGATGCTACATTCTTGCCTCCATGGAAAATGTGTTGCAGCATCAACATCATTCTATGACTAATGCTTACGATATGCTTGAATCTCTCAAAGATATATTCAGTGAGTAAAATCTTGTTGCAAAGTAGACGGCTATGAAATCCCTTTTGACCACAAAAATGGTTGAAGGAACTTTGGTGAGGGAACATGTTCTTAAAATGATAAGTTTGTTGAACGAGCTGAAAATTCTTGGTGCGGTTATTGATAAGGAATCACAGGTTGAGATGGTCCTACAGACTCTGCCGGATAGTTTTCAGCATTTTTGCTTGAATTATAACATTAATAATATGAACTTATCTCTTGCAAAAATATTGAATAAGCTACAAGTGGAAGAATCTATCATTAAGAAACAAGCTCCTCCTGCGGTGTTGATGGTTGACAAACCTTCTTCTTTGACTTCTAAGCCGAAAGGCgcaaagaaaaggaagaaaaagtcCCGTAAGATTCAAGGTTCTAATAGTGGTATGGCTAAGTCTAAGTGAAAGTGATATTCAGTGCAAGCAACCTGGTCATTTTAAGAAACAGTATCCCAACTACATAGCAAAGATGCAGAAATAAGGTAAATCTTTTTCATTTGGCGTTGAAACATTTTTTGTGGTTGTTTCTACCCAGTTTTGGGCTAACAATTCGGGAAGCACTAAACATATTTGTACATCTTTGCAGGGGTTTCAGAAAACACAACACCTAAGtaaaaataaactgaacgtgTTTCAACCTAACCAAGAACTAGAACCAGCTTTAGCTATTGAAAATATTTCCATTCAGTTTAGTCGTTCTAGATTTTTGACCTTGAATAATGTCCTTTATGTaccttctataagaaggaatttaATTTCAGTTTCAAGAATAATGAATGctagttataatatttattttgctaataaCTATGCAATTATTAAGTTgaataagaattttattatttcttctcttagaatacattatttatttgtatttgatgttttCCATAATATGCTACAAATAATGGAACTTAATAATGTTGATCAATCACATAAAAGAAAACGTATTTCAGAATTGAGTGAAACATACTTATGACACTTAAGTCTAGGTCATATTAACATAAATAGGATTTCACGTTTGGATTCTGATGGACCTTTGAGTTCATTGAAAGTGGAGACActtccaacttgggaatcctgTTTATAAGGTAAAATGACCAAGAGACCTTTTTCCTACTAAAGGAAATAGAGCTTGTAATAAGTTAGAATTCATTCATACTGATTTGTGCTATCCTATGAATATACAAGCAAGAGGTGGTTTgagtattttgtgactttcacagatgattactcaaaatatggatatatttatttgttgCGTCATAAATTTGCATGCTttgaaaattcaaagaatttaagatgaaAATGGAAAAGcaacataacaaacatatccatacATTACGATCTAATCATGGTGGTGAATACCTTTATGTGGAATTCATTAAATACTTATCAGAATCAGGAATTACGTCTTAATATTCTACTCCAGAAATACTACAATAAAATGGTGTGGCAGAACGACGAAATAGAACTCTTATGGAAATGGTTAGATCAATGTTAAGTTATTCAGATTTGCCCTTTTCTTTTTGAGGTTATGCATtagaaacaacaaattatatttgaacttGGTTCCTTCAAAATCAGTACCTTTAACGCCATCTGAATTGTGGAGTGGGTGCAATCCTAATTTACGACATATTCGGGTTTGGGGTTGTCCAGCACAtgtgctaaaagaaaaaattgataaattgaaATCTAACATAGAAGTGTGCATTTTTATTAGATATCCAAAAGGGACAAAAGGgggtttatttttttctcctaagGAACAAAAGGTAATTATTTATACAAATGCTAGATCTCTTGAACGGAATTATTTAATGAACCACGTTCCTagaggtaaaattattttacaaaaattgagca is part of the Capsicum annuum cultivar UCD-10X-F1 unplaced genomic scaffold, UCD10Xv1.1 ctg3585, whole genome shotgun sequence genome and harbors:
- the LOC107846161 gene encoding LOW QUALITY PROTEIN: uncharacterized protein LOC107846161 (The sequence of the model RefSeq protein was modified relative to this genomic sequence to represent the inferred CDS: substituted 2 bases at 2 genomic stop codons), which codes for MSSFNPLTSILNQNKLEGTNYVDWKCNLDIIVTTEGIKFVLVEECPVKSAEPTDDETKSYNKWAKADEMARCYILASMENVLQHQHHSMTNAYDMLESLKDIFSEXNLVAKXTAMKSLLTTKMVEGTLVREHVLKMISLLNELKILGAVIDKESQVEMVLQTLPDSFQHFCLNYNINNMNLSLAKILNKLQVEESIIKKQAPPAVLMVDKPSSLTSKPKGAKKRKKKSRKIQGSNSGMAKSK